A DNA window from Methylocystis heyeri contains the following coding sequences:
- a CDS encoding ATP-binding response regulator yields MSSAEPSASCDRIRAEQIKMLYRIGPVGIAGAAVAAVFLVAALAFSGRAPPPGNEIWLASVAIAALCHLLLCRRYWRAAPAVGAWRPWARSFVAFSAIEGMLWGVPALALTARGEPDQYLLTLVVATNIASGAALAFGSYLPAFYLLLFPAITPYGIASLFRDNPIDGVIALLVPVHIVAFSALAVRGNGNFTEALRLRFENMDLARELLGKKEAAEQANIAKSSFLAAASHDLRQPVHALGMFVGALQAHPMNHEMRRLVEQIGGSVSAMDDLFNSLLDISRLDAGVVEPRIETFPIQPVLARVCSDYEAESREKRVRLVLHPCSAIVRTDPILIERILRNLVSNAVRYTDQGRVVVGCRLRNGLSVEVWDTGRGIPAERHKQVFQEFYQLGNPERDRSKGLGLGLAIVHRLSSLLGCRVTLCSREGKGSAFKIEAPLAHRGLRSAAPAREAHEGATACGLILVIDDEAAIQQAMTSLLAGWGHEVIAAGSCAEMLERVAICPLRPDLIISDYRLRAGENGIAVVERLRLEYNDDIPAMLITGDTAPDRLKEAQESGLLLLHKPLSNGKLRAAIRNLMQTSSEPKF; encoded by the coding sequence ATGAGCAGCGCAGAGCCGTCCGCGTCCTGCGACCGAATCCGCGCCGAGCAAATCAAGATGCTCTACCGGATCGGGCCGGTAGGTATCGCGGGCGCCGCGGTTGCGGCTGTTTTTCTCGTGGCGGCCCTGGCGTTTTCCGGTCGCGCGCCGCCGCCCGGAAATGAAATATGGTTGGCGTCCGTCGCGATCGCGGCGCTGTGTCATCTGCTTCTGTGCCGGCGCTATTGGCGAGCGGCTCCGGCCGTCGGGGCATGGCGGCCATGGGCGCGATCATTCGTCGCGTTCAGCGCAATCGAGGGAATGCTTTGGGGCGTCCCTGCGTTGGCGCTGACGGCGCGCGGGGAGCCCGATCAATATCTTCTCACTCTCGTGGTCGCCACCAACATCGCTTCCGGCGCCGCGCTGGCCTTCGGCAGCTATCTTCCAGCCTTCTACCTGCTGCTCTTTCCGGCCATAACGCCTTACGGAATCGCGAGCCTGTTCAGGGACAATCCGATAGATGGCGTCATCGCGCTGCTTGTGCCCGTTCACATCGTCGCTTTTTCGGCTCTCGCCGTGCGAGGCAACGGCAATTTTACCGAGGCGTTGCGGCTGCGCTTCGAGAATATGGACCTCGCCCGCGAGCTGCTCGGAAAAAAGGAGGCGGCCGAGCAGGCCAATATCGCCAAATCGAGTTTTCTCGCCGCGGCGAGCCACGATCTGCGCCAGCCGGTCCATGCGCTGGGAATGTTCGTGGGAGCGTTGCAGGCCCATCCCATGAATCATGAGATGCGCCGCCTCGTCGAGCAGATCGGCGGCTCGGTGAGCGCGATGGACGACCTCTTCAACTCGCTGCTCGATATCTCTCGGTTGGATGCGGGCGTGGTGGAGCCTCGCATCGAGACCTTTCCGATACAGCCCGTACTTGCGCGCGTCTGCAGCGATTATGAGGCGGAAAGCCGGGAAAAGCGCGTCCGGCTGGTTCTGCATCCATGTTCGGCGATCGTTCGCACCGATCCGATTCTCATCGAGCGCATCCTGCGCAATCTGGTCTCCAACGCCGTGCGCTACACCGACCAAGGCCGCGTCGTCGTCGGCTGCCGATTGAGAAACGGGCTGAGCGTCGAGGTATGGGACACCGGGCGTGGAATACCGGCGGAACGACACAAACAGGTGTTCCAGGAATTTTATCAGCTGGGAAACCCCGAGCGGGACCGCTCCAAGGGCCTCGGCCTCGGTCTCGCCATCGTGCACCGGCTCTCATCCTTGCTCGGCTGTCGTGTGACCCTGTGTTCCCGGGAAGGCAAGGGGTCGGCGTTCAAGATCGAGGCGCCGCTCGCGCACCGGGGATTGCGTTCGGCGGCTCCCGCTCGTGAAGCGCATGAGGGCGCGACGGCCTGCGGTCTGATCCTCGTCATCGACGACGAAGCCGCAATCCAGCAGGCGATGACGAGTCTGCTCGCGGGCTGGGGCCATGAAGTCATCGCCGCCGGCTCCTGTGCGGAAATGCTCGAACGCGTCGCCATATGCCCTTTGCGACCCGATCTGATCATTTCCGATTACCGCTTGCGCGCGGGAGAGAACGGCATCGCCGTCGTCGAGCGGCTCCGGCTAGAATATAACGACGATATTCCCGCCATGCTGATCACCGGCGACACGGCTCCCGATCGCTTGAAGGAGGCGCAAGAGAGCGGTTTGCTCTTGCTTCATAAGCCCCTCTCGAATGGCAAGCTCAGAGCGGCGATCCGCAATCTCATGCAGACTTCTTCGGAGCCGAAATTCTGA
- a CDS encoding response regulator, producing MKLLIIDDHPVMREGLAALLRQVEPGAEILLAGESGQGLNIAEAHPDLDGVILDLSMPGIGGIETIQEFGRRRPQLPVIVLSSSEDPRDVRRAMAAGALGYVPKSAPPQTLLSALHFVLAGNLYVPTLLLSETGAATTQTRTNAGSRLTERQIEVLTLVCEGLPNKEIGFRLGLSEKTVKAHVTSIFKTLNVVNRTQAIAVAKDLGFF from the coding sequence ATGAAGCTTTTGATTATCGACGACCACCCGGTTATGCGCGAAGGGCTCGCGGCCTTGCTGAGGCAGGTCGAACCCGGCGCCGAGATCCTGTTGGCGGGGGAAAGCGGGCAAGGATTGAATATCGCCGAGGCGCATCCGGACCTCGACGGCGTGATCCTGGATCTCTCGATGCCGGGAATCGGCGGAATCGAGACTATCCAGGAGTTCGGCAGGCGACGCCCTCAATTGCCGGTCATTGTGCTGTCCTCGTCCGAAGATCCGAGGGATGTGCGGCGCGCGATGGCTGCGGGCGCCCTCGGTTACGTTCCAAAATCGGCCCCTCCGCAGACTCTGCTCTCGGCCTTGCACTTCGTGCTCGCAGGCAACCTCTATGTTCCCACGTTGCTCCTCAGCGAGACCGGAGCTGCGACGACCCAAACCAGGACCAACGCCGGCTCACGCCTGACCGAACGCCAAATCGAGGTGCTGACATTGGTGTGCGAGGGGCTTCCCAATAAAGAGATCGGATTTCGCCTCGGGCTCTCCGAAAAGACGGTCAAGGCCCATGTCACCTCGATTTTCAAAACCCTGAACGTCGTGAACCGCACCCAGGCGATAGCCGTGGCCAAAGACTTGGGGTTTTTCTAG
- a CDS encoding glutamine amidotransferase, which translates to MRKTLAITHVAFEDLGTLGLELERAGAQIEFLDASTSDLRSVDPLDAELMVVLGGPIGVYEAEAYPFIEDEIGLLRTRLAARRPTLGICLGAQLIAAAAGARVFPGACGKELGWAPLTAGRDAERYPAFARLLADAPSFLHWHGDTFEAPEGSMHLAQTSRYPNQAFALEHYALGLQFHPEVTADSLERWYVGHACELANAKIDVVELRRQGRLWAPKLESAARLFWRSWIAQAFSS; encoded by the coding sequence ATGCGGAAGACACTGGCGATCACGCATGTCGCCTTCGAGGATTTGGGCACATTGGGTTTGGAGCTCGAACGCGCGGGCGCGCAGATCGAGTTCCTGGATGCTTCGACTAGCGACCTTCGAAGCGTCGATCCACTGGATGCGGAGCTGATGGTCGTCCTGGGCGGCCCGATCGGGGTCTATGAAGCCGAGGCATACCCTTTTATCGAAGACGAGATAGGTCTTCTGCGGACACGGCTTGCCGCCAGGCGCCCGACGCTCGGCATATGTCTCGGAGCCCAGTTGATCGCCGCTGCCGCCGGGGCCCGGGTTTTCCCCGGAGCCTGTGGAAAGGAACTCGGCTGGGCGCCCTTAACGGCTGGACGGGATGCGGAACGCTATCCAGCCTTCGCTCGGTTGCTCGCCGATGCGCCTTCCTTCCTTCATTGGCACGGCGACACCTTCGAAGCGCCCGAGGGCTCCATGCATCTTGCTCAAACGTCCCGGTATCCAAATCAGGCGTTCGCGCTGGAGCATTACGCTCTCGGACTGCAATTTCATCCGGAGGTCACCGCGGATAGTCTCGAGCGCTGGTATGTCGGTCACGCCTGCGAACTGGCGAACGCCAAAATCGATGTCGTCGAACTTCGCAGGCAAGGCCGGCTGTGGGCGCCAAAGCTCGAATCCGCGGCGCGACTATTCTGGCGGAGCTGGATCGCTCAGGCTTTCAGCAGTTGA
- a CDS encoding LysR family transcriptional regulator — protein MFVRQLEYLVTLAREQHFARAAEACGVSQPALSAAIRHLEEELDISIVERGKKYVGFTEDGERILAWARQTLAAWDGLRQEASLSRAKLSGALRMGAIPTTMPIVSLLTGPYWRAYPDLRQVVRSLCNEEIIRQLERYELDVGITYLEDQKLDRFRVLPLYRERYVLVARDAGSLGNIASISWEEASKLPLCLLTRNMQNRRIIDAAFRRANTHPVAIVETDSVLALYSNVRCGDFYSIMPHSLLALLEMREELIAIPLSPELNRAIGLIALDNEPASPIVSAVWSITGKMDLEARFSFPGGVGS, from the coding sequence TTGTTCGTCAGGCAGCTGGAATATCTGGTGACATTGGCGCGCGAACAGCACTTTGCTCGCGCCGCGGAGGCTTGCGGCGTATCGCAGCCGGCGCTTTCGGCGGCGATCAGGCATCTCGAAGAGGAACTGGACATATCGATCGTAGAGCGGGGAAAGAAATATGTCGGGTTCACCGAAGACGGCGAACGTATCCTCGCCTGGGCCCGCCAGACGCTGGCCGCATGGGATGGACTGAGACAGGAAGCCTCTTTATCGCGTGCAAAACTCAGTGGCGCGCTACGCATGGGCGCCATCCCGACCACAATGCCGATCGTGTCCCTGCTGACCGGTCCCTATTGGCGCGCCTATCCCGACTTGCGGCAAGTCGTCCGCTCGCTCTGCAACGAGGAAATTATCCGCCAGCTCGAGAGATACGAGCTGGATGTCGGGATCACCTATCTCGAAGATCAGAAGCTCGATCGCTTTCGCGTATTGCCGCTTTATCGCGAGCGATATGTTCTGGTGGCGCGTGACGCGGGAAGTCTGGGAAATATCGCGTCGATTTCGTGGGAGGAGGCGTCGAAGCTGCCGCTGTGCCTCCTCACCCGGAACATGCAGAATCGGCGCATTATCGACGCCGCGTTCCGGCGGGCGAATACGCATCCCGTGGCGATCGTCGAGACGGATTCCGTTTTGGCTCTATACTCGAATGTGAGATGCGGGGACTTTTACAGCATCATGCCTCACAGCCTGCTTGCGCTCCTCGAGATGCGGGAAGAGCTGATCGCGATACCCCTTTCCCCTGAGCTCAACCGGGCGATCGGCCTTATCGCCCTCGACAATGAACCGGCCTCGCCGATCGTATCCGCTGTTTGGTCGATAACCGGCAAAATGGATCTCGAGGCTCGCTTCAGTTTCCCGGGCGGCGTCGGCTCATAG
- the cynS gene encoding cyanase → MSREDTTRRILEAKTARGLKWFQVADKIGLSKEWVTAGCLGQMTFDAEQAGMICEIFGLPEEDRLWLQTPPHKGSLSTGAPSDPLIYRFYELVSVYGITLKELIHEEFGDGIMSAIDFKMELSRESDPHGDRVNISMSGKFLPYKTY, encoded by the coding sequence ATGAGCCGCGAAGACACAACGAGACGCATCCTCGAAGCGAAGACCGCGAGAGGCCTGAAATGGTTTCAAGTCGCGGACAAGATCGGGCTGAGCAAGGAATGGGTGACGGCAGGCTGTCTCGGTCAAATGACCTTCGACGCCGAGCAGGCCGGGATGATCTGCGAGATATTCGGCTTGCCCGAGGAGGATCGCCTCTGGCTGCAGACCCCGCCCCATAAGGGGTCGCTGTCGACCGGCGCGCCGTCCGATCCGCTCATATATCGCTTTTATGAACTCGTCAGCGTTTATGGGATCACTCTCAAGGAGCTCATTCATGAGGAGTTCGGCGACGGCATCATGAGCGCGATCGACTTCAAGATGGAATTGAGCCGCGAGAGCGATCCTCACGGCGACCGTGTCAATATTTCGATGTCCGGAAAATTTTTGCCCTACAAGACATACTGA
- a CDS encoding NAD-dependent formate dehydrogenase: protein MAKIVCVLYDDPIGGYPKTYARDDVPQPKVYPDGQTLPTPKAIDFKPGALLGSVSGELGLRKYLESNGHQLVVTSSKDGADSVLDRELHDAEIVISQPFWPAYMTAERIAKAKKLKIIVTAGIGSDHTDLEAAMKHGVTVAEVTYCNSNAVAEHVVMSILALVRNFIPSYKIIVDGGWNIADAVSRSYDLEAMQVGTVAAGRIGLRVLRLLKPFDVGLHYMDRHRLPEDVEKELNLTYHSNLESLAKVCDVVTLNCPLHPETEHMVNEKTLKFFKRGAYIVNTARGKLVETDAIVKALEDGRIAGYAGDVWFPQPAPKDHPWRKMPHHAMTPHISGTSLSAQTRYAAGVREILECHFEGRPIRNEYLVVQGGKLAGVGAHSYSEGNATKGSEEAARFVKA from the coding sequence ATGGCTAAGATTGTTTGCGTGCTCTATGACGATCCGATCGGCGGCTATCCGAAGACCTACGCTCGCGACGATGTTCCCCAGCCGAAAGTCTATCCCGATGGACAGACCTTGCCGACCCCTAAGGCGATTGATTTCAAGCCGGGCGCGCTGCTCGGCAGCGTCTCGGGGGAGCTCGGATTACGTAAATATCTCGAGTCGAACGGTCATCAGCTCGTCGTCACCTCCAGCAAGGACGGCGCCGACAGCGTGCTCGACCGCGAGCTGCACGACGCGGAGATCGTGATTTCGCAGCCCTTCTGGCCGGCTTATATGACCGCCGAGCGTATCGCCAAGGCGAAGAAGCTCAAGATAATAGTGACCGCCGGCATCGGTTCGGACCATACCGATCTGGAAGCGGCGATGAAGCATGGCGTCACCGTAGCCGAGGTCACCTATTGCAACAGCAACGCCGTGGCCGAACATGTCGTGATGTCGATCCTCGCGCTGGTGCGCAATTTCATCCCCTCCTACAAGATCATCGTCGACGGCGGCTGGAACATCGCCGACGCCGTCTCGCGCTCCTATGACCTCGAAGCCATGCAGGTCGGCACAGTCGCGGCGGGCCGTATCGGCTTGCGCGTGCTGCGCCTGTTGAAGCCTTTCGATGTCGGTCTGCACTATATGGACCGTCACCGGCTGCCGGAAGACGTCGAGAAGGAGCTGAACCTCACTTACCATTCGAACCTCGAGAGTCTCGCCAAGGTTTGCGACGTGGTGACCCTGAACTGCCCGTTGCATCCCGAAACGGAGCACATGGTCAACGAGAAGACGCTGAAGTTCTTCAAGCGCGGCGCTTACATCGTGAACACCGCGCGCGGTAAGCTCGTCGAGACCGATGCGATCGTGAAGGCGCTGGAGGACGGCCGCATCGCAGGCTATGCCGGCGACGTGTGGTTCCCGCAGCCGGCGCCGAAGGACCATCCCTGGCGCAAGATGCCGCATCACGCGATGACGCCCCATATTTCCGGCACCAGCCTTTCGGCGCAGACGCGCTACGCGGCGGGCGTGCGGGAAATTCTCGAATGCCATTTTGAAGGCCGCCCGATCCGAAACGAATATCTTGTCGTCCAAGGCGGCAAGCTCGCCGGGGTCGGCGCGCACTCCTATAGTGAAGGCAACGCAACCAAGGGCTCGGAAGAGGCGGCCCGTTTCGTAAAGGCGTAA
- a CDS encoding phosphonate ABC transporter ATP-binding protein has protein sequence MNMHVLPRGRSAPLALTIDDLRVERNGRLILDGVSLTLERGSVSVIIGPSGAGKTTLIRAINGLAAPAGGVICAPGIGALDDATQWARIRRTTATIFQDHALIGRLNALDNVLLGLADTRHALSLIPWRPSARDRAARALADVGLLDRAFQRVDKLSGGERQRVGVARALVRGPEMLLGDEPFSSLDPSLARRLGEYLRALATRDGVTVALVMHQIHLAREIADRIIGVKAGRLIFDGPTESFDATAEAAIFATSVIKPENCIGKGG, from the coding sequence ATGAACATGCATGTTCTTCCGCGCGGCCGGTCGGCCCCCCTCGCGCTGACGATCGACGATCTTCGCGTCGAACGTAATGGTCGCCTTATCCTCGACGGCGTTTCGTTGACGCTGGAACGGGGGAGCGTCTCCGTCATCATTGGTCCGTCAGGCGCAGGAAAGACGACCTTGATCAGAGCGATCAACGGCCTCGCAGCTCCGGCGGGAGGCGTCATCTGTGCGCCGGGCATAGGGGCGCTTGACGATGCGACGCAATGGGCGCGCATTCGCCGGACGACGGCGACGATTTTTCAAGACCATGCGCTGATCGGACGCCTCAACGCATTGGACAATGTTCTGCTCGGACTTGCGGACACCCGGCATGCGCTGTCGCTGATCCCATGGCGACCATCCGCGCGGGATCGGGCCGCGCGAGCGCTCGCGGACGTGGGATTGCTCGACCGGGCTTTTCAACGCGTCGATAAGTTATCAGGCGGAGAGCGGCAACGCGTCGGCGTCGCGCGCGCTTTGGTCCGCGGTCCGGAAATGCTGCTCGGCGACGAACCGTTTTCGTCTCTCGATCCCTCGCTCGCCCGCCGTCTCGGCGAGTATCTGCGCGCGCTGGCCACGCGCGACGGCGTGACTGTGGCGCTCGTAATGCATCAGATTCACCTCGCGCGCGAGATCGCGGACCGCATCATCGGCGTCAAAGCGGGGAGATTGATCTTTGACGGGCCGACGGAGTCTTTCGACGCCACGGCGGAGGCTGCGATTTTTGCAACCTCTGTGATCAAACCGGAAAATTGCATCGGGAAAGGCGGCTGA
- the phnD gene encoding phosphate/phosphite/phosphonate ABC transporter substrate-binding protein, whose translation MLRTLRSIVVVALTAALGMGMNAEAAERPRKLLIGLLPGESAPTVMRLNEPLRKYLEERLKIPVEIVVGANYAATSEALRFGRLDVAFLGPVTYILQSQRSALEPFARPSHADVGPTFKATIIVPRDSPAKSLADLKGGEIAFGDPASTSGTWVPRWQLLNEGLVSGRDYTIRVLGAHDAVALAVENKKVAAGGLSKPIFERLLKSGAISPEKLRVLQDSPPIPEYMWTFRAGLDPALKKEIREAFLEMKDRDALGVFRAESFVPAADSDVDRVRDWVAAVQSANPKNAWAPQ comes from the coding sequence ATGTTGCGGACTCTGCGTTCGATCGTCGTTGTGGCGCTGACGGCTGCGCTCGGCATGGGCATGAACGCCGAGGCGGCGGAGCGACCCAGGAAGCTCCTCATCGGCTTGTTGCCGGGAGAGTCTGCGCCTACCGTAATGCGGCTCAACGAGCCGCTGCGCAAATATCTGGAGGAAAGGCTCAAGATCCCTGTCGAGATCGTGGTCGGCGCCAATTACGCGGCGACATCCGAGGCCTTGCGTTTCGGGCGCCTCGATGTCGCCTTTCTAGGACCGGTCACATATATCCTCCAATCGCAGCGTTCAGCTCTCGAGCCGTTCGCGCGACCGAGCCATGCCGACGTTGGACCGACATTCAAGGCGACGATCATCGTCCCCAGGGACAGTCCGGCGAAATCGCTGGCCGATCTCAAGGGCGGCGAGATCGCCTTCGGCGATCCGGCGTCGACCTCTGGAACCTGGGTTCCCCGCTGGCAGTTGCTGAACGAGGGTCTCGTTTCCGGGCGCGACTATACCATTCGCGTGCTCGGCGCGCATGACGCCGTAGCGCTTGCGGTGGAGAACAAGAAGGTGGCCGCCGGCGGATTATCCAAGCCGATCTTCGAGCGCCTCCTGAAATCAGGCGCGATCTCGCCCGAAAAGCTGCGCGTGCTGCAGGATTCGCCTCCAATCCCCGAATATATGTGGACTTTCCGCGCCGGGCTCGATCCGGCGTTGAAGAAGGAAATTCGCGAGGCCTTTCTGGAGATGAAAGACCGGGACGCGCTCGGCGTTTTTCGCGCCGAATCATTCGTTCCAGCCGCCGACTCCGACGTCGATCGCGTTCGCGACTGGGTCGCGGCGGTTCAGTCCGCAAATCCGAAGAACGCATGGGCGCCGCAATGA
- the phnE gene encoding phosphonate ABC transporter, permease protein PhnE, with translation MTDAEVCSDFLPLAREWRRRQLRNGAAAACATLITFAACAYAGAFEFPRYADAAQTMLRLAADSLPPDFSRWRQWGRPLLETLATGVAGTALGAGLALPLAAMAANNVGPSIFLGRSVRLGLNALRAIPGLIWGVVFVAAVGFGPLPGMLALGVHSTGMLGKLFFEAIEHVDPAPGAALCANGVSRLGVFRFAILPQALPRLVDATIYRLEHNLRAATTLGLIGAGGFGLEIVTAFHLFEYREASALILILLALVTGVNLLGAMMRRRFLSPD, from the coding sequence ATGACCGACGCAGAAGTCTGTTCCGATTTTCTTCCTCTCGCCCGAGAGTGGCGTCGCCGCCAGTTGCGCAATGGCGCCGCCGCCGCCTGCGCGACACTTATCACGTTCGCCGCCTGCGCTTATGCCGGCGCCTTCGAGTTCCCGCGCTACGCGGATGCTGCGCAGACAATGCTGCGGCTCGCCGCAGACTCCCTGCCGCCGGATTTCAGCCGCTGGCGCCAATGGGGCCGTCCCCTTCTGGAGACGCTCGCGACCGGCGTCGCCGGAACCGCCTTGGGGGCCGGGCTCGCCTTGCCGCTTGCCGCCATGGCTGCGAATAATGTCGGGCCCTCGATTTTTCTCGGTCGATCCGTGCGGCTGGGTTTGAATGCGCTCCGCGCTATACCCGGCCTCATTTGGGGCGTCGTGTTCGTCGCCGCGGTCGGATTTGGTCCGCTGCCCGGCATGCTCGCGCTCGGGGTTCATTCAACCGGAATGCTCGGCAAATTGTTCTTCGAGGCGATCGAACATGTCGATCCGGCTCCCGGCGCGGCGCTATGCGCCAACGGCGTCTCGCGGCTGGGAGTCTTCCGCTTTGCAATATTGCCGCAGGCGTTGCCGCGCCTGGTCGACGCGACGATCTATCGTCTGGAACACAATCTGCGTGCGGCGACGACGCTGGGGCTCATCGGCGCCGGTGGGTTCGGCCTGGAGATCGTGACCGCGTTCCACCTCTTCGAATACCGGGAGGCGTCGGCCCTGATTTTGATCCTGCTGGCGTTGGTGACGGGCGTGAACCTCCTCGGCGCGATGATGCGCAGGAGGTTCCTCAGTCCCGACTGA
- a CDS encoding NifB/NifX family molybdenum-iron cluster-binding protein, producing the protein MDAPHLRIAITTNSLISLDANFVVAKQFAFYDVSVDDSEFVDVVQFARGGKGKAQGGGMANNGGRCIMDDMENDDGAGYDPLLDRVAALEGCGILFTLGLSDLAAVRVHDLRVFPVKSERVRPIDDVIAQVQSMMVGVQPLWMRRAISRRNGTQLQEQTAY; encoded by the coding sequence ATGGACGCACCTCATCTGCGAATAGCCATCACGACCAACAGCCTGATCAGTCTCGACGCTAATTTCGTGGTGGCCAAGCAATTCGCGTTCTACGACGTTTCGGTGGACGACTCGGAGTTCGTCGATGTCGTGCAATTCGCCAGAGGCGGCAAAGGCAAGGCGCAGGGCGGAGGCATGGCCAACAACGGCGGCCGCTGCATCATGGACGACATGGAAAATGACGACGGCGCCGGATACGACCCCCTGCTCGATCGGGTCGCCGCGCTCGAAGGTTGCGGCATCCTCTTCACTCTGGGCTTGAGCGATCTGGCGGCGGTGCGGGTGCACGATCTCCGGGTGTTTCCGGTGAAAAGTGAAAGAGTCCGGCCGATCGACGATGTCATCGCGCAGGTTCAATCGATGATGGTCGGCGTCCAGCCGCTTTGGATGCGTCGCGCCATTAGCCGCCGCAACGGCACGCAGCTGCAGGAGCAGACCGCCTACTGA
- a CDS encoding nitrogenase component 1: protein MGCEITTRERAGVINPMYDCQPAGAQYAGIGMKDCIPLVHGGQGCTMFVRLLFAQHFKENFDVASTSLHEDSAVFGGHQRIQDGVLTLVRRYPDLRIIQVITTCSTEVIGDDIEGNIKYADEVIAREFPGRKVYVVPVHTPSFKSSQVGGYSECVLATWKTVATLKAAPTGKLNLFPGWVNPGDVQLLKYYAQEMGVDATIFMDTQDFDSPMLPDRSIHTHGRTTVEDIQASTGAAASLALARYEAASTVDYLKKEFDVPGHTISSPYGIANTDAMLKKISEITGKPIPLSLVEERGVAIDALQDLAHMFFANKKVAIFGHPDLVIGLAEFCIEVELEPTLLLLGDDNTRYKKDPRILALKDRVNWDMEVVCNADLWELERRVKQDPKKFDVILGHSKGRYVAIDANIPMARVGFPTFDRAGLYRHPTMGYRGAMLLGEQIANAMFSHMEYTRDREWLLNTW from the coding sequence ATGGGTTGCGAAATCACTACGCGCGAAAGGGCCGGAGTCATCAACCCGATGTACGACTGTCAGCCGGCCGGCGCGCAATACGCCGGAATCGGCATGAAGGACTGCATCCCGCTGGTGCACGGCGGTCAGGGCTGCACCATGTTCGTGCGCTTGCTGTTCGCCCAGCATTTCAAGGAGAACTTCGACGTCGCCTCCACCTCGCTGCACGAGGATTCGGCTGTGTTCGGCGGGCATCAGCGCATCCAGGACGGCGTGTTGACGCTCGTTCGCCGCTACCCCGACCTGCGCATCATTCAGGTCATCACCACCTGCTCCACCGAGGTCATCGGCGACGACATCGAGGGCAACATCAAATACGCCGATGAGGTGATCGCCAGGGAGTTTCCCGGGCGCAAGGTCTATGTCGTCCCGGTTCATACGCCGAGCTTCAAAAGCAGCCAGGTCGGAGGATATTCCGAATGCGTTCTAGCGACCTGGAAGACCGTCGCCACCCTGAAGGCAGCGCCGACGGGCAAGCTGAACCTCTTTCCCGGCTGGGTCAATCCTGGCGACGTCCAGTTGCTGAAATACTACGCTCAGGAAATGGGAGTAGACGCGACGATCTTCATGGATACGCAGGATTTCGATTCGCCCATGCTTCCCGACAGGTCGATTCACACGCATGGGCGCACGACGGTCGAAGACATTCAGGCTTCGACCGGAGCGGCGGCGTCTCTCGCCCTCGCAAGATATGAGGCCGCCAGCACGGTGGATTATTTGAAAAAGGAGTTCGATGTGCCTGGGCACACGATCTCCTCGCCCTACGGCATCGCCAACACGGACGCCATGCTGAAAAAAATCAGCGAGATTACAGGCAAACCGATCCCGCTTTCGCTTGTCGAGGAGCGCGGCGTCGCGATCGACGCGCTTCAAGATCTGGCGCATATGTTCTTCGCCAACAAGAAGGTGGCGATTTTCGGCCATCCGGATCTCGTCATCGGTCTCGCCGAGTTCTGCATCGAGGTCGAGCTGGAGCCGACCCTGCTGCTGCTCGGGGACGACAACACCCGCTACAAAAAGGACCCGCGTATCCTCGCGCTCAAGGATCGCGTGAACTGGGACATGGAGGTCGTCTGCAATGCGGACCTCTGGGAGCTCGAACGGCGGGTCAAGCAGGATCCCAAGAAGTTCGACGTGATCCTCGGACACTCCAAGGGCCGCTATGTGGCGATCGACGCCAATATTCCAATGGCGCGCGTCGGTTTTCCAACCTTCGATCGGGCGGGTCTCTACCGGCATCCGACGATGGGCTATCGCGGCGCCATGCTGCTCGGGGAGCAGATCGCCAATGCGATGTTTTCGCATATGGAATACACGCGCGATCGCGAATGGCTCCTCAACACCTGGTGA
- the vnfG gene encoding V-containing nitrogenase subunit delta: MSEQQIKLLFDYVQKRYLWQFFSRSWDRQENIEGIIAAATDMLNGKHPHKHAPMDRLFYADAKEMVKDFRENFPWIDELEPTRIGEVMNGLKGMLIDHAITRSLNHELHHSLY; this comes from the coding sequence ATGAGCGAGCAGCAGATCAAGCTACTCTTCGATTACGTGCAGAAGCGCTACCTCTGGCAGTTCTTCTCGCGGTCCTGGGATCGGCAGGAGAATATCGAGGGCATCATCGCCGCGGCGACCGATATGCTGAACGGAAAGCACCCGCACAAGCATGCGCCGATGGACCGGCTGTTCTATGCCGACGCCAAGGAGATGGTGAAGGACTTCAGGGAAAACTTCCCCTGGATCGACGAGCTGGAGCCGACCCGGATCGGCGAGGTGATGAACGGCCTCAAAGGGATGCTGATCGACCACGCCATCACCCGGTCGCTGAATCACGAACTCCATCACTCGCTTTATTGA